Sequence from the Desulfovibrio sp. TomC genome:
TTTCTTTTCCATGATGATGGTAGCGACGCCAGCCCTCGCGACCGAAAATTTTTCGGGCAAAGTGGTCACGGTCGTCGATGGAGCGACCCTGGACATCGCCAAGCCGGACGGGCAAATAGAACGAATTCGCCTGTTCGCCACAGCCGTCCCGCAAGCCGGTGCGAAACATGCCGAGGCGGCCACTAAAAGGACCACGTTCTGGTGCCACCAATGGGACAACGTTGCCGAAGTAATCCCCATGGGCCAGGGCAAGGATGGGGTGGCCGTGGCCCGGGTAATTGTCGGCCAAGAGGAAATTGCCAACGTTTTGGCCAAAGCCTGTCTGGCACGCGTGAACATGAAGCTATGCCGCGACCAGTTCACCCCGGAATGTGTCGGCTGGAACGCCTGGGAATTGCAGTGCCGGGACGAAAAAAAGGGCCTATGGTCCGAGTAGAGCGATAGGAATCAGTTTTTAAGGGCTAACCGATGAGAAAATTTGCAATTCTTTGTTTTATCGTTGCGCTATGGTGCCTGCCGGCTTTTGCCTACGACCTCACTCTGCACGATACTCCTGTGCAGGTTTTCTTCTCGCCTCGAGGCGGGGCACAGGAATCGTTGGTGGCCACCATCGGCCAGGCCAAGGATACCATTTTCGTCCAGACTTACAGCTTCACGTCAGCCCCCATAGCCAAAGCCCTGGTGGATGCTGCGAAGCGTGGCGTGAAAATCGAAGCCATTTTGGACAAGAGCCAAAGGTCGGCACGCTATACCGGCGCGACCTTCTTGAGGAACGAAGGAATCCCTGTGTATATCGACGACAAACACGCCATAGCTCACAACAAGGTTATGATCATTGATGGCTCCATTGTTGTCACTGGCTCTTTCAATTTCACGAAGGCAGCCGAAGAAAAAAACGCTGAAAATTTATTGATCATTCGCAACAACGAGATGGCCAGGATCTACATGGTAAACTGGGAGAAGCACAAAGAGCATTCTGAAAAACACTAAACAACCACCAACTGAAGCTGGCGGCTTACAAACTTCGGACTGAGTATTTGTTGACGACTGCCAACGGTTATCAATATTTTTTTGGCGCATCAGCCAACAGATCGCCAACAGACAGCCAAGGCGTCTGTGGTGCGTCAGCCAACGTGGCTGTGGTGTTTTACGCTCTTGTCGACGAGACTCCTAACAGTTCAGGATGGTTCTTTTTTAAGATTTAACATATTTTCCTCTTTCTACCACATGTTACCCTCAATTTAGACATGAGCATCCGCGC
This genomic interval carries:
- a CDS encoding thermonuclease family protein translates to MKIFIFSIFFSMMMVATPALATENFSGKVVTVVDGATLDIAKPDGQIERIRLFATAVPQAGAKHAEAATKRTTFWCHQWDNVAEVIPMGQGKDGVAVARVIVGQEEIANVLAKACLARVNMKLCRDQFTPECVGWNAWELQCRDEKKGLWSE
- a CDS encoding phospholipase D family nuclease, with translation MRKFAILCFIVALWCLPAFAYDLTLHDTPVQVFFSPRGGAQESLVATIGQAKDTIFVQTYSFTSAPIAKALVDAAKRGVKIEAILDKSQRSARYTGATFLRNEGIPVYIDDKHAIAHNKVMIIDGSIVVTGSFNFTKAAEEKNAENLLIIRNNEMARIYMVNWEKHKEHSEKH